The Solibacillus sp. FSL W7-1464 genome contains a region encoding:
- a CDS encoding sigma-70 family RNA polymerase sigma factor produces the protein MELKQSELDAIKSNPLEAIVDIMDTYGTEIKKFVYMYLKNEADTEDVTQEVFVSVYQNIHTFKGNSSLKSWIYSIAANKCKNHLKRDRLRHFNLIERLTQQESSISSKQEDLSELYLQNSLNKGLFEKVMDLPIKYREVVILYYYKELSIKDISAILNEKESTLQSRLLRSRKKLKDSMLNEVGGHHSWINN, from the coding sequence ATGGAATTGAAGCAAAGTGAATTAGATGCCATTAAATCAAATCCGCTTGAAGCAATAGTGGATATTATGGATACGTATGGAACTGAAATAAAAAAGTTTGTTTATATGTATTTAAAAAATGAAGCGGATACGGAGGATGTAACCCAAGAAGTGTTTGTGTCCGTCTATCAAAATATACATACTTTTAAAGGGAATTCATCGCTTAAAAGCTGGATTTATTCAATTGCTGCAAATAAATGCAAAAATCATTTAAAACGTGATCGATTACGTCATTTCAATTTAATTGAGCGATTAACTCAACAGGAATCAAGCATTTCCTCGAAGCAAGAAGACCTATCGGAGCTATATTTACAAAACTCCTTAAATAAAGGTCTATTTGAAAAAGTAATGGATTTACCTATCAAATATAGAGAAGTCGTAATCCTTTATTATTACAAAGAATTATCCATTAAAGATATTAGCGCAATCTTAAATGAAAAGGAAAGCACCTTACAATCTCGCCTATTAAGGTCTCGAAAAAAGTTAAAAGATTCTATGCTTAATGAAGTGGGGGGGCATCATTCATGGATAAACAATTAA
- a CDS encoding polyphosphate kinase: MDKQLKELDFEKKINVTFTEENKRNVLNKIQKVEQKKIYKPHYLQNALTFTFTIGLIFFGYTMFANNDVQESAEDSTQLNNQTPPNSGDSNAVITSEVDKEHKQLKVGAKYSYWDPITFTRVDTETNKRVEYDFSDPNYNLFAAHLKAAAITENTIFMGAVRGNEIPTHTMYINYLNEILLLLGNIEPSEENIEELTQAKQIAQRVLDEEISKWDPILDELHMILHDLDEYYNVKPFKDNVMTEDGHLILLDETED; the protein is encoded by the coding sequence ATGGATAAACAATTAAAGGAATTGGATTTCGAAAAAAAGATCAACGTTACATTTACAGAAGAAAACAAAAGAAATGTATTAAACAAAATTCAAAAAGTTGAACAAAAGAAAATCTACAAACCTCATTATTTACAAAATGCACTTACATTCACTTTCACAATTGGATTAATTTTCTTCGGTTACACTATGTTCGCTAATAATGATGTTCAAGAGAGTGCCGAAGATTCCACTCAGTTGAATAATCAAACCCCTCCTAATAGTGGAGATTCAAATGCTGTTATCACAAGTGAAGTAGATAAAGAACATAAACAATTAAAAGTCGGCGCTAAATATTCTTATTGGGATCCAATTACCTTTACTCGAGTAGATACAGAGACAAATAAACGTGTCGAGTATGATTTTTCAGATCCAAATTATAATTTATTTGCTGCTCACCTCAAAGCTGCTGCCATTACAGAAAATACTATTTTTATGGGAGCAGTTAGAGGTAATGAGATTCCCACTCATACTATGTATATTAATTATTTAAACGAAATATTGCTTTTATTAGGCAACATTGAGCCAAGTGAAGAAAATATAGAGGAATTAACGCAAGCCAAACAAATTGCACAACGTGTTCTTGATGAAGAGATAAGTAAGTGGGACCCAATTTTAGATGAACTTCACATGATTCTACATGATTTAGATGAATATTATAACGTAAAACCTTTTAAAGACAATGTTATGACGGAAGATGGGCATCTAATATTATTGGATGAAACAGAGGATTAA
- a CDS encoding GNAT family N-acetyltransferase: MYKDQNLIIRSIEETDLPRIWELEFNEEKPEWKKWNAPYYPHETKSFDEFLPIGKKWMSQQNVWAVEVDGILCGTVSYYWEHEPSKWLEMGILFYEGEKWGKGLGTRTLKLWIDHLFNTMPLVRVGFTTWSGNERMIRVGEKLGMQLEGRIRKVRYYEGNYYDSIRMGILREKWEVQNAKSCIAIH, translated from the coding sequence TTGTATAAAGATCAGAACTTAATAATCCGCTCAATAGAAGAAACGGATTTACCTCGTATTTGGGAATTAGAATTTAACGAAGAAAAACCTGAATGGAAAAAATGGAATGCACCGTATTACCCGCATGAAACAAAATCTTTCGATGAATTTTTACCTATCGGCAAAAAGTGGATGAGTCAACAAAACGTTTGGGCAGTTGAAGTAGATGGTATTTTGTGTGGAACAGTATCTTATTATTGGGAACATGAACCCTCGAAATGGTTAGAGATGGGCATTCTTTTTTACGAAGGTGAAAAATGGGGAAAAGGGCTTGGCACTCGAACTTTAAAACTTTGGATTGATCACTTATTCAATACGATGCCTTTAGTTCGTGTTGGCTTTACTACATGGTCTGGAAATGAACGGATGATTCGTGTGGGTGAAAAATTAGGAATGCAATTAGAAGGCCGTATTCGTAAAGTTCGTTATTATGAAGGAAATTACTACGATTCGATTAGAATGGGGATTTTACGAGAAAAATGGGAAGTGCAGAATGCTAAATCCTGTATAGCCATACACTAG
- the tnpB gene encoding IS66 family insertion sequence element accessory protein TnpB (TnpB, as the term is used for proteins encoded by IS66 family insertion elements, is considered an accessory protein, since TnpC, encoded by a neighboring gene, is a DDE family transposase.), whose amino-acid sequence MKQDFTSVQNIYIICGKTDMRKGIDGLATLIQDSFELDPYSDSIFLFSGWSKDRYKCLYFDGDGFAMLYKRLDNGKLQWPKDENEVRKLSQQELRWLLEGLSLQQPKAIAKSTKGIF is encoded by the coding sequence ATGAAACAGGATTTTACGAGCGTGCAAAACATCTACATCATCTGCGGCAAGACAGACATGCGTAAAGGAATTGATGGTCTCGCAACGCTCATTCAAGATTCTTTCGAATTGGATCCGTATAGTGATTCTATCTTTCTGTTTTCTGGATGGAGCAAGGATCGTTATAAATGTTTGTATTTCGATGGAGATGGCTTCGCCATGCTTTATAAACGATTAGATAATGGGAAATTACAATGGCCAAAAGATGAAAATGAGGTACGCAAACTTTCGCAACAAGAGCTTCGTTGGTTATTAGAAGGATTATCTCTGCAACAGCCAAAGGCGATTGCAAAATCTACAAAAGGTATCTTTTAA
- the tnpC gene encoding IS66 family transposase: protein MNDLGNASNEKVIQLLEEQLAYTKEQNKNLTKQIEALTEQIRQLTKALYGSKSEKSKYQVPDGQGSLFEDDPSFNEPEQTEEQSTETVSYTVTRKKTNKKRNDSFHEDIEIEEIHHHPANLACDCCRGEMVEFSSTLIREEAKFIPASLKRVQHFEHVYECKTCKNDALLKAQIKRGKAPQGPIQRSIAGPTVLAKLIYDKFIQYLPLYRQVNEWERHGLHTNDKNLSNWVIRVAEDWLQPLYNLMNQLLTAKSVLHIDETYAQIIKRSDGKPAQSNAYNWVCRSVQSEGPIIVLFKSALSRGRAVLEDLIKGFKGTVICDGYSAYGQLPLVQFANCWAHVRRYWLKADSKNGRIGVQYCDRLFHIERKIKHLSPEERLQVRQQEAKPIVDEFMDWIDRSPFFGKNAIAKAAEYTLSRSSELKVFLENGYVAIDNNPAENAIRPNVIGRKNWLFSVSEAGANANAICLSLAETAKANGIDFYQYLVKLMTELPNISFHQQPEILHNYMPWSENIQATCAK from the coding sequence GTGAATGATTTGGGAAACGCTTCAAATGAAAAAGTGATTCAATTATTGGAAGAACAATTAGCCTACACAAAAGAACAAAATAAAAATTTAACCAAACAAATTGAAGCATTGACTGAACAAATTCGCCAATTAACAAAAGCTTTATACGGTTCTAAATCAGAAAAATCAAAGTATCAAGTACCAGATGGACAAGGCTCATTATTTGAAGACGATCCGTCTTTTAACGAACCTGAGCAGACAGAAGAACAAAGCACCGAAACGGTTAGTTATACGGTTACTCGTAAAAAGACAAATAAAAAACGAAATGATTCGTTTCATGAGGATATAGAAATTGAAGAAATTCATCATCACCCAGCCAACTTAGCTTGTGACTGCTGTCGTGGGGAGATGGTAGAGTTCAGTTCAACATTGATACGTGAAGAGGCGAAATTTATTCCAGCCTCCCTGAAGCGTGTGCAACATTTTGAACATGTGTATGAGTGCAAAACGTGTAAAAACGATGCCCTGCTAAAAGCTCAAATTAAACGAGGTAAAGCACCGCAAGGTCCAATCCAAAGAAGCATTGCCGGTCCTACTGTTTTGGCAAAGCTTATCTACGATAAGTTTATCCAGTACTTACCTCTTTACCGTCAGGTAAATGAATGGGAGCGCCATGGACTACATACAAATGATAAAAATCTATCCAATTGGGTAATACGTGTGGCAGAGGATTGGCTTCAACCGCTTTATAATTTGATGAACCAATTATTAACGGCAAAATCTGTGTTGCATATAGATGAAACCTATGCACAAATAATTAAGCGTTCAGATGGAAAGCCAGCTCAATCAAACGCTTATAACTGGGTATGTCGCAGTGTACAAAGTGAAGGTCCCATTATCGTTCTATTTAAGAGCGCTCTTTCTCGAGGGCGCGCTGTATTAGAAGATTTAATTAAGGGATTCAAAGGCACTGTGATCTGTGATGGGTATTCAGCTTACGGTCAATTACCTCTTGTTCAATTCGCCAACTGTTGGGCTCACGTACGCCGTTATTGGCTAAAAGCCGATAGTAAAAATGGACGAATAGGCGTGCAGTATTGCGATCGGTTGTTTCATATCGAACGGAAAATCAAACATCTTTCACCGGAAGAGCGCTTGCAAGTTCGCCAACAAGAAGCAAAACCGATCGTCGATGAATTTATGGATTGGATTGATCGTTCGCCTTTCTTCGGTAAAAATGCCATTGCGAAAGCAGCTGAATATACATTAAGCCGTTCATCAGAGTTAAAGGTTTTCCTTGAAAATGGGTATGTCGCCATTGATAACAATCCCGCTGAAAATGCCATTCGTCCAAATGTTATTGGTCGCAAAAACTGGCTCTTCTCCGTGAGTGAAGCAGGTGCTAATGCGAATGCCATTTGTTTGAGTTTGGCTGAAACGGCCAAAGCAAACGGAATTGATTTTTATCAGTACTTGGTAAAGCTGATGACGGAATTACCTAATATATCGTTTCATCAACAACCTGAGATTTTACATAATTACATGCCATGGTCAGAAAATATTCAAGCCACATGTGCAAAATAG
- a CDS encoding amino acid oxidase, with protein sequence MRLNKILSIIFIFSLLTLSACSNNEVKYDGEPLKIAVIGDIPELNNEKIHFEPISLDEFSEDTAHSSTNFDAVMITPVMFEEASHDRFVDIYNNSKIPIIFFDSEKRNLPFTNGGTTYETARWESLNNGSHTTIYLSDRDVDREDVWYFVSPKYKK encoded by the coding sequence ATGAGATTAAATAAGATTTTAAGTATTATATTTATTTTTTCCTTACTAACTTTAAGTGCGTGCTCAAATAATGAAGTTAAATATGATGGAGAACCTTTAAAAATTGCTGTAATTGGCGATATTCCAGAATTAAATAACGAAAAAATTCATTTTGAACCCATTTCATTAGATGAATTTAGCGAGGATACAGCACATAGTTCAACAAACTTTGACGCTGTGATGATAACGCCTGTGATGTTTGAAGAAGCATCTCATGATAGATTTGTTGATATATATAATAACTCTAAAATACCTATTATCTTTTTTGATTCGGAAAAAAGGAATCTTCCGTTTACGAACGGAGGAACTACCTATGAAACGGCTCGTTGGGAATCTTTAAATAATGGCTCTCATACGACAATTTATCTATCCGATAGAGATGTCGATAGAGAAGATGTTTGGTATTTCGTAAGCCCGAAATATAAAAAATAG
- a CDS encoding RNA polymerase sigma factor has product MTESLEAAFITFIRLQQQSIYRLAFSYTKNEQDALDIVQDSIQKGWLALEKLTNTEQMKSWFYTILVRTAIDFLRKHNRVLLIGDEALQQLPEHDTYENLDLQQALQQLPLQLREVIILRYFEDLKIDEVAHILSLPVSTTKSRLYKALKLLKVELEQEEMMHHA; this is encoded by the coding sequence ATGACCGAATCATTAGAAGCTGCATTTATTACATTTATCCGATTGCAGCAACAGTCTATTTATCGCCTTGCATTTAGCTATACAAAAAATGAACAAGATGCACTTGATATCGTGCAAGACAGTATACAAAAGGGTTGGCTAGCTCTTGAGAAATTAACGAATACAGAACAAATGAAAAGTTGGTTTTATACGATTTTAGTGCGTACAGCCATTGATTTTTTACGCAAGCATAATCGAGTTTTATTAATTGGCGACGAGGCTTTACAACAATTGCCTGAGCATGATACATATGAAAATCTGGATTTACAGCAGGCATTACAGCAACTGCCTCTACAGCTGCGAGAAGTCATTATACTACGTTATTTTGAGGATTTAAAAATTGATGAGGTAGCTCATATTTTATCGCTTCCCGTAAGTACAACTAAATCAAGGTTATATAAAGCATTAAAGCTATTAAAAGTAGAGCTAGAACAGGAGGAAATGATGCATCATGCATAA
- a CDS encoding DUF3298 domain-containing protein, protein MHKKIRQLNDQYKAVPIPKELGIIVEKNLQRPQKKKRKIPIFFASIAAATLLFTVGLNTSPTLAKSLADVPIIGPVVKVLTFTEYEMIKDKYTADIKVPQISGSSSEIQALNEQYAEEGKELYEQFKTEIEDMEAGNMAVNSGYIVQTDTDDLLSFGRYIEVTVVSSSTVMKYTTIDKKSETVITLPSLFKDDRYLEIINTYIEVYLRNRMIETKGDEMYWIGGTEYFDETMGVFEGITPEQNFYITDAGKLVMSFNDFEIAPGFMGVVIVEIPTELLQDVLMSNQYIK, encoded by the coding sequence ATGCATAAGAAAATAAGACAGCTAAATGATCAATATAAAGCGGTTCCCATACCAAAAGAGCTAGGGATCATCGTGGAGAAAAATTTACAGCGTCCACAAAAGAAAAAACGAAAAATCCCTATTTTTTTTGCATCTATTGCAGCTGCGACGCTTTTATTTACTGTCGGACTTAACACGAGTCCTACACTGGCTAAAAGTTTAGCTGATGTGCCTATTATTGGACCTGTTGTAAAAGTACTAACGTTTACGGAGTATGAAATGATAAAAGACAAATATACAGCGGACATTAAAGTCCCTCAAATCTCTGGTTCATCGAGTGAAATTCAAGCATTAAATGAGCAATATGCAGAGGAAGGCAAGGAACTGTATGAACAATTCAAAACAGAAATAGAAGATATGGAAGCTGGCAATATGGCCGTCAACAGTGGCTACATCGTTCAAACAGATACGGATGACTTGTTGTCATTTGGCCGATACATAGAAGTGACAGTTGTTTCTTCTTCTACCGTGATGAAGTACACGACGATTGATAAAAAATCAGAGACGGTGATTACATTGCCAAGTCTATTTAAAGATGATCGCTATTTGGAGATTATTAATACCTATATTGAGGTCTATTTACGAAACCGGATGATTGAAACAAAGGGCGATGAAATGTATTGGATTGGCGGAACAGAGTATTTTGACGAAACAATGGGTGTTTTTGAGGGGATTACACCTGAGCAAAATTTTTATATTACGGATGCAGGCAAGCTTGTCATGTCCTTTAACGACTTCGAAATTGCACCGGGCTTTATGGGCGTTGTCATAGTTGAAATTCCAACTGAGCTACTGCAGGATGTGTTAATGAGCAATCAATATATAAAGTGA
- a CDS encoding DUF6980 family protein, whose amino-acid sequence MIEFCCEFMEYHANFKCDIHENPYDCPDKIVIFNEKSNDYGIIIHDGGSSIIEINFCPWCGDKL is encoded by the coding sequence ATGATAGAATTTTGCTGTGAGTTTATGGAATATCATGCAAATTTCAAATGTGATATTCATGAAAATCCTTATGATTGTCCTGATAAGATAGTCATATTTAATGAAAAATCTAATGACTACGGAATAATAATTCATGATGGTGGTTCTTCTATAATAGAAATTAATTTTTGTCCATGGTGCGGAGATAAATTATAA
- a CDS encoding DUF3221 domain-containing protein — protein sequence MQKLLLIGICTVFLVACNSETENTNNSKETTENVEVEKDVLPSITGEIVEIENSRFLVESTTKKLPDGRPDAIWFSTDDIESLKVGQNVSVWTTAIDQSYPGQARVDKIKINEK from the coding sequence ATGCAAAAGTTATTATTAATAGGAATCTGTACGGTATTTTTAGTTGCTTGCAACAGCGAAACCGAAAATACGAATAATTCGAAAGAAACTACTGAAAATGTCGAAGTTGAAAAGGATGTTCTACCTTCAATTACAGGTGAAATTGTTGAAATAGAAAATAGTAGATTCTTAGTGGAAAGTACAACAAAAAAATTACCAGACGGGAGACCGGATGCCATTTGGTTTTCAACAGATGATATTGAATCTTTAAAAGTTGGGCAAAATGTTTCTGTTTGGACAACGGCAATAGATCAAAGTTATCCAGGACAAGCGAGGGTAGATAAAATCAAAATTAATGAAAAATGA
- a CDS encoding GNAT family N-acetyltransferase, with amino-acid sequence MNLNNIIITQYHPKYAEQTVAMWRESKEHAIGQKERHTFENHLYFLNNILPEHYQIDVVLIDDKVVGMIAYNEREISQLYIHIEYQGFGIGQILLDKAKEQSSGKLTLYTFEVNENARRFYEKNGFNIKSRGYENEENLPDILYEWISNK; translated from the coding sequence GTGAACCTGAACAATATAATAATAACTCAATATCATCCAAAATATGCTGAACAGACAGTGGCGATGTGGCGAGAAAGTAAGGAACACGCTATTGGTCAGAAAGAAAGACATACCTTTGAAAATCATCTATATTTTTTAAATAATATATTACCTGAACATTATCAAATAGATGTAGTGCTAATAGATGACAAAGTAGTTGGTATGATTGCATATAACGAAAGGGAGATCAGCCAACTTTACATTCATATTGAGTATCAAGGATTTGGTATCGGTCAAATATTACTTGATAAGGCAAAGGAACAGTCAAGTGGGAAACTCACATTATATACATTTGAAGTAAATGAAAACGCACGGCGATTTTATGAAAAGAATGGCTTTAATATCAAATCCAGAGGGTACGAAAATGAAGAAAATTTACCTGATATTCTTTATGAATGGATTTCAAATAAATAA
- a CDS encoding CPCC family cysteine-rich protein has product MKYTCPCCGYKTLDEEPPGTYEICNICFWEDDGVQYDDPDYKGGANTPSLRKAQKNFFLIGACEEGCKEFVREPNDKDVKDFNWKPL; this is encoded by the coding sequence ATGAAGTATACTTGTCCTTGTTGTGGCTATAAAACGTTAGATGAAGAACCTCCGGGAACATATGAGATATGCAATATCTGTTTTTGGGAAGATGACGGAGTTCAATATGATGACCCGGATTATAAGGGCGGCGCAAACACACCATCTTTACGAAAAGCACAGAAAAATTTCTTCTTAATTGGAGCTTGTGAAGAAGGGTGTAAGGAATTTGTTAGAGAACCAAATGATAAAGATGTAAAAGATTTTAATTGGAAACCATTATAG
- a CDS encoding tetratricopeptide repeat protein — MIFQFRLEGEHLNQDQRAFYNDYIEGDLQIYIDGQLYLTETCFNIVELANQLGKWLHSMASGNRCDFEYDSNNCDESLLCFLVQENGIKIQAPLESYEQPILPVETVKHAVIRFLVALNIELHQTFHMENLDLFLTGLISENTRAIMLLEQNNYDESFGLFKKLARETPSVQSLNNLAWFMLREEENRDEARTLLEQALVLNPKSSFPYMMLGEIALHNKQYDEAKHYLLQALSLSETEEATYNLALAHFQLGEFEQAAKVFSHCDGVSGITQLHEVVSWLYAGHIDKAKALLANWNDEADDYTGAIEIADVYIELGCYKEARAQFEKEWNSYYISPYCVSRYAYNLWQLEDYDACRTIIQQAIQQNKEEQVDEQQRELDEHWTAQDRDECIRELIEQQQTLEMLWQRLENGDMPSFEYDMYPSGGCQLFGCMQHGHPEYEEVE, encoded by the coding sequence ATGATCTTTCAATTTCGGCTGGAAGGTGAGCATTTAAATCAAGATCAGAGGGCATTTTACAACGATTATATCGAAGGAGATTTACAAATTTACATAGATGGACAACTGTATTTGACCGAAACCTGTTTCAATATTGTAGAGCTGGCGAATCAGTTGGGGAAATGGCTGCATTCGATGGCTAGTGGTAACAGATGTGACTTTGAGTATGATTCCAATAATTGTGACGAATCGCTTTTATGTTTTTTGGTACAAGAAAACGGGATTAAGATACAGGCACCCCTTGAAAGCTATGAGCAACCAATTTTACCTGTAGAAACGGTGAAACATGCAGTTATTCGGTTTTTAGTAGCGTTAAATATAGAGCTTCATCAAACCTTTCATATGGAGAATCTAGACCTTTTTTTAACAGGCCTCATTTCGGAAAATACGAGAGCGATTATGCTGTTAGAGCAAAATAACTATGATGAATCCTTTGGGCTATTTAAAAAGTTAGCAAGAGAAACACCGTCTGTTCAAAGTCTTAATAATTTGGCCTGGTTTATGCTGCGTGAGGAAGAGAACCGGGATGAGGCAAGGACATTATTAGAGCAAGCGCTGGTCCTTAACCCGAAGTCCTCGTTTCCATATATGATGCTCGGTGAAATTGCGTTACATAACAAACAATATGATGAAGCGAAGCATTATTTACTACAGGCACTCAGTTTAAGCGAAACAGAAGAAGCGACCTATAATTTAGCATTGGCGCATTTTCAGCTCGGTGAGTTTGAGCAAGCAGCGAAAGTCTTTTCTCATTGTGATGGTGTTTCAGGAATTACGCAATTACACGAGGTCGTATCTTGGCTGTATGCAGGTCATATTGATAAGGCAAAGGCGCTATTAGCCAATTGGAATGATGAAGCGGATGATTACACAGGGGCGATTGAAATTGCGGATGTTTACATAGAGCTTGGTTGTTACAAGGAAGCACGGGCCCAGTTTGAAAAAGAATGGAACAGCTATTATATTTCACCATATTGCGTCAGTCGCTATGCGTATAACTTGTGGCAATTAGAGGACTACGATGCGTGCCGAACAATCATCCAACAAGCAATTCAACAGAATAAGGAAGAACAAGTGGATGAACAGCAAAGGGAGCTGGATGAGCATTGGACAGCGCAGGATCGTGACGAGTGCATAAGGGAATTAATCGAACAGCAGCAAACTCTCGAAATGCTTTGGCAGCGCCTGGAAAACGGTGATATGCCTTCCTTTGAATACGATATGTATCCTAGTGGCGGCTGTCAGCTATTTGGCTGCATGCAGCATGGTCATCCTGAATACGAAGAGGTGGAGTAA